One window from the genome of Acinetobacter sp. ANC 7912 encodes:
- a CDS encoding DsbC family protein codes for MLKPTLLLAMTALASSLSFADINTVKANLAKNSPDLKIENLQTTEMKGIYSGVLDGQVVYLNEDAQHLIGGSMIRLADKHNLTRDLVLKQNSIDWKKLPLQDALKTVKGTGKRQIAVFSDPNCPYCKQLESELKKLNDVTIYTFVLPLKPQSISPSKQLFCEKNPAQAWEDLIGKGIQPKSTKSCSNPIERNIALAKSLSVQGTPAVIFSNGFKLMGAYPADQIEKIWKELGL; via the coding sequence ATGCTGAAACCTACCCTACTGCTGGCCATGACGGCGCTGGCTTCAAGCTTAAGCTTTGCCGATATTAATACCGTAAAAGCCAATCTGGCCAAGAACAGCCCAGACCTGAAAATTGAAAACCTGCAAACCACTGAGATGAAAGGCATCTATAGCGGTGTACTCGATGGTCAGGTGGTCTATCTGAATGAAGATGCCCAACATCTGATTGGCGGCAGCATGATTCGGCTGGCTGATAAGCACAATCTGACCCGGGACTTGGTCCTCAAACAGAATAGCATTGACTGGAAAAAACTGCCGCTACAAGACGCATTGAAAACGGTTAAGGGGACGGGTAAACGCCAGATTGCGGTATTTTCTGATCCAAATTGCCCGTATTGCAAACAGCTTGAGTCTGAACTGAAAAAACTCAATGATGTGACCATCTACACCTTTGTGCTACCACTGAAACCTCAGTCAATTTCACCATCGAAACAGCTGTTCTGTGAGAAAAATCCAGCGCAGGCTTGGGAAGACCTGATTGGCAAAGGTATCCAGCCAAAATCAACAAAAAGTTGTAGTAACCCCATTGAACGCAATATTGCCTTGGCGAAATCTTTAAGTGTACAAGGTACCCCAGCAGTGATTTTTTCTAATGGCTTTAAACTGATGGGTGCCTACCCTGCAGATCAGATCGAGAAAATCTGGAAAGAACTTGGGCTATAA
- the dmeF gene encoding CDF family Co(II)/Ni(II) efflux transporter DmeF, which translates to MQNKTNLPHSHQFDEGNPLAQKKMLFAIILTAVMMVFEILGGWIFKSMALLADGWHMSSHVLALGLAYAAYKAARHYADDPRFNMGTWRIEILAGYSSAILLLVIAGLMAFHSFERLFFPVEIHYNEAIPIAILGLLINLVCAWLLHEGGHEHSHGHDHDHGHHHHEHGHSYEQHDLNHQAAFMHVVADALTSVFAIIALFAGKYFGWDILDSILGIVGSVLVARWSIGLLKQTGKTLLDADMDAPVVEEIREVIAGFGPKVQLTDIHVSRVGKGKFACFVALDTTLDLNPDQVRDAISIHEEIVHISVEINPITSG; encoded by the coding sequence ATGCAAAACAAGACCAACCTGCCGCATAGTCATCAGTTCGATGAAGGCAATCCACTGGCACAGAAGAAGATGTTGTTTGCCATTATCCTGACTGCGGTGATGATGGTGTTTGAGATTCTGGGTGGCTGGATTTTTAAGTCTATGGCACTCTTGGCCGATGGCTGGCATATGAGTTCGCATGTGCTGGCACTGGGACTGGCCTATGCAGCTTATAAGGCGGCTCGTCACTATGCCGATGATCCGCGTTTTAATATGGGTACCTGGCGCATTGAAATTCTGGCAGGTTATAGCAGTGCGATTCTGTTGCTGGTGATCGCGGGCTTGATGGCCTTTCATTCTTTCGAACGGCTGTTTTTTCCGGTGGAGATTCACTATAACGAAGCGATTCCAATTGCCATTCTGGGCCTGCTAATCAATCTGGTTTGTGCCTGGTTGCTGCATGAGGGTGGACATGAGCATTCTCATGGGCATGACCACGATCACGGTCATCATCACCATGAGCATGGACATAGCTATGAACAGCATGATCTAAACCACCAGGCCGCCTTTATGCATGTGGTTGCGGATGCGCTGACTTCAGTATTTGCCATCATTGCCCTGTTTGCAGGCAAATATTTTGGCTGGGATATTCTGGATTCGATTCTAGGGATTGTTGGTTCGGTGCTGGTCGCACGCTGGTCGATTGGTTTGCTGAAACAGACTGGAAAAACCTTGCTGGATGCCGATATGGATGCGCCGGTGGTAGAAGAAATCCGTGAAGTGATTGCCGGTTTTGGGCCAAAGGTGCAACTGACCGATATCCATGTCTCTCGGGTGGGTAAAGGCAAGTTTGCCTGCTTTGTGGCGTTAGATACGACTTTGGATTTAAATCCGGATCAGGTGCGTGATGCTATTTCCATTCACGAAGAAATCGTGCATATTTCGGTAGAAATCAATCCGATAACGTCAGGGTAA
- a CDS encoding metal/formaldehyde-sensitive transcriptional repressor, whose product MSHLHEDKKILNRVRRLKGQIHAVEAALTQPEPSCIDILQQVAAIKGAVNGLMSELIEEHLREHVIQDPEAVNEQDLQEFLKLLKRYG is encoded by the coding sequence GTGAGTCATTTGCATGAAGACAAAAAAATATTAAATCGTGTACGGCGGTTAAAAGGTCAGATTCATGCAGTGGAAGCCGCGCTGACCCAACCAGAACCGAGCTGTATTGATATCTTGCAGCAGGTTGCTGCGATTAAAGGCGCTGTGAATGGTCTGATGAGTGAGCTGATTGAAGAACACCTGCGGGAACATGTGATTCAAGATCCAGAAGCAGTCAATGAACAGGACCTGCAGGAATTTTTAAAGCTGTTAAAGCGATATGGCTGA
- the tnpA gene encoding IS200/IS605 family transposase: MDNSQEIRTGRHCVFNMHVHLVFVAKYRRDVFTKAMLETMNEVFKRICLDFEAKLVEFDGEHDHVHLLVNYPPKVAISSLVNSLKGASSRILRTKHPEIKNKLWGNALWSPSYFAASCGGAPIGIIKQYIQQQQTPH, from the coding sequence ATGGATAATAGTCAAGAGATTAGAACAGGTCGTCACTGTGTTTTTAATATGCACGTTCATTTAGTCTTTGTGGCTAAATATCGTAGAGATGTTTTTACCAAAGCTATGCTCGAAACTATGAATGAAGTATTCAAGCGCATTTGCTTAGACTTTGAAGCTAAGTTGGTAGAATTTGATGGTGAGCATGATCATGTTCATTTACTTGTGAACTATCCACCAAAAGTAGCTATTTCTAGCTTGGTTAACAGCCTAAAAGGTGCATCTAGTCGTATTTTAAGAACTAAACACCCTGAAATTAAAAACAAATTATGGGGGAATGCTTTGTGGTCGCCTAGTTATTTCGCTGCATCGTGTGGAGGTGCTCCCATTGGGATTATTAAACAATATATCCAACAACAGCAAACACCGCATTAG
- a CDS encoding GlsB/YeaQ/YmgE family stress response membrane protein: MWSLIVAIVVGFIAGLIARAIHPGEDKAGFIMTTLLGISGALLATYGGRLLGLYDEGSSAGFIASVIGAIVILFIYNLITKRRHV; this comes from the coding sequence ATGTGGTCACTGATTGTTGCCATTGTAGTTGGTTTTATTGCCGGTTTAATTGCCCGTGCCATCCATCCAGGAGAGGATAAAGCAGGCTTTATTATGACGACCCTGCTGGGTATTTCGGGTGCCTTGCTAGCCACCTACGGTGGACGTCTGTTAGGTCTGTATGATGAAGGTTCCTCAGCCGGTTTTATCGCTTCGGTGATTGGTGCTATCGTTATTCTGTTTATCTATAACCTGATTACCAAGCGTAGACATGTTTAA
- a CDS encoding IS982-like element ISAba825 family transposase gives MSTEEFIIIVYLIIEEIYPTIVSEPLRKRGFPPALTDIEIITMQIVGECLKMDTDKSIWMFFKNNYLSWFPHLGSYPNFCKHCANLWQVHQKITAQLTAHYGQDHIHFIDGFPIPVCRYSRAKRHKNFKEHAGFSYCAAQQEKYYGFKGHLVINLEGMITGYTFAPANVDERDVAPEITENIHGLLGADKGYLRPSLKEYYKFQYVDLQTPLRKNMPDSRSQESMRLLMRARRKIETVIGQLTDRFNIQKVRARDLWHLSHRFIRKILSHTVCVVMNKKCGYSPIQFEKLI, from the coding sequence ATGTCCACTGAAGAATTTATCATCATTGTCTATTTAATCATAGAGGAAATTTACCCAACTATAGTCTCTGAACCATTAAGAAAACGTGGTTTTCCACCTGCTTTAACCGATATTGAAATTATCACAATGCAAATTGTTGGTGAGTGTCTCAAAATGGATACGGATAAAAGCATATGGATGTTTTTTAAAAACAATTACTTAAGTTGGTTCCCTCATTTAGGTTCATATCCTAACTTTTGTAAGCATTGTGCAAACTTATGGCAAGTTCATCAAAAAATCACAGCCCAATTAACTGCACATTATGGTCAGGATCATATTCATTTTATTGATGGATTTCCTATACCTGTTTGTCGTTATAGTCGAGCAAAAAGACACAAGAATTTCAAAGAACATGCAGGTTTTAGTTATTGTGCTGCACAACAAGAGAAATACTATGGTTTTAAAGGGCATCTTGTAATTAATTTGGAGGGTATGATTACTGGCTATACTTTCGCTCCAGCAAATGTAGATGAGCGTGATGTTGCACCAGAAATCACAGAAAATATTCATGGGTTACTAGGTGCAGATAAAGGTTACTTAAGACCCAGCTTGAAAGAATACTATAAATTTCAGTATGTTGATCTACAAACTCCTTTAAGAAAGAATATGCCGGACTCTAGATCTCAAGAATCAATGAGGTTGCTTATGAGAGCACGAAGGAAAATTGAAACGGTCATTGGTCAATTAACTGATCGCTTTAATATTCAAAAAGTAAGGGCAAGAGATTTATGGCACTTATCGCATCGTTTTATCAGAAAGATTTTGTCACATACGGTCTGCGTCGTTATGAATAAAAAATGTGGTTATTCACCGATTCAATTTGAAAAGCTTATTTAA
- the ssb gene encoding single-stranded DNA-binding protein produces MPNVNKVTVMGVLGRDPETKQFSNGGSVTTFSVATTEFWKDKTTGERKEATEWHRITTSNRLAEIASKYLKKGGKVYIEGSLRTRKWKDSKGADREVTEIRADELQLL; encoded by the coding sequence ATGCCAAACGTAAACAAAGTAACTGTGATGGGTGTACTAGGCCGTGACCCTGAAACAAAACAATTCTCCAACGGTGGCAGCGTTACGACATTCAGCGTTGCAACTACTGAGTTTTGGAAAGACAAGACCACTGGAGAGCGCAAAGAGGCCACAGAATGGCATAGAATCACCACCAGCAACCGATTAGCTGAGATTGCGAGTAAGTACCTCAAGAAAGGTGGAAAGGTTTATATCGAAGGCTCATTGCGTACACGGAAGTGGAAAGACAGTAAAGGAGCAGATCGGGAAGTGACTGAGATTAGAGCGGATGAATTGCAATTGCTTTAA
- a CDS encoding transposase, giving the protein MNPLASLAPAIKDIASAQKNSFATTQAVWRFLNNDKISFKQLNEPIQKLACDQIKTSLHRYALVIHDWSQIQYVTHRNKTQKLQRTHQYDSGYELQTSLLVDAASGLPVAPLAQTLSSASGCYSTFNEQQTERKTHLDSLSEQIQKVEQFPLDKTCVHIIDREGDSIAHLRELSSHGFQWLIRAKEGNRIEHQGEICKVGEVAERIEIQQVKPISYKGNQHMLYVGETNVRLTRAAKSNKKDCLGQRVAPQKGAAIEARLIIAVVKDINEKTVARWSLISNVPTEITAVELTTWYYWRWSIECYFKLLKQAGHDIESWLQTTPEAILRRLLISCMACVLTWRVQRCTDEQNQKVRAFLTRLSGRQQKRGKVESAPAILAGLSILLNTLQLLSEYSIDELNEIATIALGT; this is encoded by the coding sequence ATGAATCCTCTTGCTTCACTTGCTCCTGCAATCAAAGATATTGCCTCTGCTCAAAAAAATAGTTTCGCAACGACGCAAGCTGTATGGCGGTTTTTAAATAATGATAAAATCTCATTTAAACAATTAAATGAACCTATTCAAAAACTTGCTTGTGATCAGATTAAGACATCGCTGCATCGTTATGCTTTAGTTATTCATGATTGGTCACAAATCCAATATGTGACACATCGTAATAAAACCCAAAAACTCCAAAGGACACATCAGTACGACTCAGGCTATGAATTACAAACGAGCTTACTTGTTGATGCTGCTTCTGGACTACCTGTTGCTCCATTAGCTCAGACCCTTTCTAGTGCTTCAGGTTGCTATTCGACATTCAATGAGCAACAGACCGAACGTAAAACCCATTTAGACTCCCTTTCTGAACAAATTCAAAAAGTTGAACAGTTTCCTCTTGATAAAACCTGCGTACATATTATTGATCGTGAAGGAGATTCCATTGCTCATCTCAGGGAATTAAGCAGTCATGGTTTTCAATGGCTTATTCGAGCAAAGGAAGGAAATCGGATTGAGCATCAGGGTGAAATATGTAAAGTTGGAGAAGTTGCTGAACGTATCGAAATACAGCAAGTGAAACCCATTTCTTATAAGGGTAATCAACATATGCTTTATGTTGGAGAAACCAATGTTCGGCTTACCCGTGCTGCAAAATCAAATAAAAAAGATTGTTTAGGTCAAAGAGTTGCTCCTCAGAAAGGTGCTGCAATTGAGGCTAGACTGATTATTGCGGTGGTTAAAGATATTAATGAAAAGACAGTTGCAAGATGGTCATTGATCAGTAATGTACCAACTGAGATTACCGCAGTAGAACTGACGACTTGGTATTACTGGCGTTGGTCAATCGAATGTTATTTCAAACTTCTCAAGCAAGCAGGCCATGATATTGAGTCATGGCTTCAGACTACGCCAGAAGCGATTTTAAGGCGTTTGCTAATCAGTTGTATGGCTTGTGTGTTGACGTGGAGAGTACAGCGTTGTACAGATGAACAAAATCAGAAAGTCCGTGCATTTTTGACTAGACTTTCAGGTAGACAACAGAAAAGAGGCAAGGTAGAGAGTGCGCCTGCCATATTGGCAGGACTCTCGATTTTACTAAATACTCTTCAACTGCTCTCAGAATATTCAATAGATGAACTGAATGAAATCGCAACTATTGCACTAGGTACCTAA
- a CDS encoding TerC family protein, whose product METVGTLWLYLVFFGIIAVMLIVDFIGFKHHHGKEVKVRTAAYWSMAWVTMAVLFGGGLWLYLEQTASVALANQKVMEYFAGYLLEKSLAIDNVFVWLMIFSAFSISPALQRQLLLYGVLGAIVLRTIFIFIGAWFVQEFSWVLYLFGAFLVYTGFKFLRGHHDEPSNIEDMPILKWLRKHLRLTPQMEGNKFFVRKDGLLWATPLFLVLILVEASDVIFAVDSIPAIFAVTTDPFIVLTANLMAILGLRAMFFLLAGAASKMYYLPYGLGIILVFIGFKMLMLDVFHVPIWLSLSVIVLVLAITAFLSIRHNKKYNIQKL is encoded by the coding sequence TTTCGGCATCATCGCGGTGATGCTAATCGTTGATTTTATTGGCTTCAAACATCACCACGGCAAAGAAGTCAAAGTCCGGACTGCGGCCTATTGGAGCATGGCCTGGGTCACGATGGCCGTTCTGTTTGGTGGCGGACTCTGGCTATATCTGGAACAGACGGCCAGTGTTGCCCTCGCTAACCAGAAAGTCATGGAATATTTTGCCGGTTATCTGCTGGAAAAATCCCTGGCGATTGATAATGTCTTTGTCTGGCTGATGATCTTTTCGGCCTTTTCCATCTCGCCAGCCTTACAGCGCCAGCTGCTGCTCTATGGGGTACTGGGCGCGATTGTTCTTAGAACGATTTTCATCTTTATTGGTGCATGGTTCGTGCAGGAGTTCTCCTGGGTGCTGTACCTGTTTGGCGCCTTTCTGGTTTATACCGGCTTTAAGTTCCTGCGTGGTCATCATGATGAACCCAGCAATATTGAAGACATGCCGATCTTGAAATGGCTGCGTAAACATCTGCGGTTAACACCGCAAATGGAAGGCAACAAATTCTTTGTGCGTAAAGATGGCCTGTTATGGGCAACACCGCTATTTTTGGTCCTGATTCTGGTTGAAGCATCGGACGTGATCTTTGCAGTCGATTCGATTCCGGCCATCTTCGCCGTGACCACCGATCCATTTATTGTCTTGACCGCGAACCTGATGGCAATTCTAGGCCTACGTGCAATGTTCTTCCTGCTCGCCGGTGCAGCATCGAAAATGTATTACCTGCCCTATGGCCTGGGTATCATTCTGGTCTTTATTGGCTTCAAGATGTTGATGCTGGACGTTTTCCATGTGCCAATCTGGTTGTCCTTAAGTGTGATTGTACTGGTACTTGCGATCACTGCGTTCCTGTCAATTCGTCACAACAAGAAATACAATATACAGAAACTCTAA
- the hpt gene encoding hypoxanthine phosphoribosyltransferase, translating to MTVQMSVMISAEEIQAKVKELGALIDAHYANSDKELVLIGLLRGSVIFMADLCRAISKPHELDFMTVSSYGGGTVSTRDVKILKDLDGEIRGKDVLVVEDIIDSGNTLSKVLEILQTRQPNSIELCTLVSKPSRREIELDVKFLGFEVEDKFIVGYGLDYDQKYRHIPFIGEIGL from the coding sequence ATGACCGTTCAAATGAGCGTAATGATTTCCGCTGAAGAAATTCAAGCTAAAGTCAAAGAGCTTGGTGCTCTAATCGATGCACACTATGCCAATAGTGATAAAGAGCTCGTGCTCATCGGTTTATTACGCGGTTCAGTGATCTTCATGGCGGACTTGTGTCGTGCCATCAGCAAGCCGCATGAACTCGACTTCATGACTGTATCCAGCTACGGTGGTGGTACGGTATCAACGCGTGATGTCAAAATCCTGAAAGATCTGGACGGTGAAATCCGTGGTAAGGATGTGCTGGTGGTGGAAGACATTATCGACTCAGGTAACACTCTCAGCAAAGTACTGGAAATTCTGCAAACTCGTCAGCCAAATTCGATTGAGCTGTGCACTTTGGTCAGCAAACCTTCACGCCGCGAAATCGAGCTGGACGTTAAATTCCTGGGCTTTGAAGTCGAAGACAAATTCATTGTCGGTTATGGTCTGGACTATGACCAGAAATATCGCCATATTCCATTCATTGGTGAAATTGGCCTTTAA
- the guaD gene encoding guanine deaminase produces MSSIIATTAVRGRFLDIKNTVAQAREIHDQVRYVEDGLLITQNGKIQWFGSWKEGQQYLPEGIEVQHYPEQLIVPGFIDTHIHFPQTEIVGAYGEQLLEWLNTYTFPTEIQFSDPAYSSKIAEFFVEELLKNGTTTALVFCTVHPESVDALFSAAAARNMRLIAGKVLMDRHAPEALTDTAESAYQDSKVLIEKWHGQGRNLYAITPRFAPTSTPEQLEQAGKLKAEYPDVYVHTHLSENKNEIAWVKGLFPEREGYLDVYHHYGLTGPKSVFAHCVHLEEQEWDCMHRTDSAIAFCPTSNLFLGSGLFPLKKAWDKQVKVGLGTDIGAGTSFNQLQTLNEAYKVQQLQGEKLSAFESLYHATLGGAKALSLDDRLGNFNVGKEADFVVLDLNATALQQLRQSRAKNIEDAFFALMMLGDDRNIAATYVYGTAVYVKEQSAPKA; encoded by the coding sequence ATGTCTTCTATCATTGCAACGACGGCAGTACGCGGTCGCTTCCTCGATATCAAGAATACGGTTGCCCAAGCGCGTGAAATTCACGACCAAGTGCGATATGTAGAAGATGGTTTGCTAATCACCCAGAACGGCAAGATTCAGTGGTTTGGTAGCTGGAAAGAGGGCCAGCAGTACCTTCCGGAAGGAATTGAGGTTCAGCATTATCCTGAACAGCTGATTGTGCCAGGCTTTATTGATACCCATATCCATTTCCCGCAGACCGAGATAGTGGGAGCTTATGGCGAGCAGCTACTCGAGTGGTTAAATACTTATACCTTCCCGACTGAAATCCAATTTTCCGACCCAGCATATTCCAGCAAAATCGCCGAGTTTTTTGTAGAAGAATTACTGAAAAATGGCACTACGACAGCGCTGGTGTTCTGTACCGTACATCCTGAGTCGGTAGATGCTCTATTTAGTGCTGCTGCAGCGCGTAATATGCGCCTGATCGCAGGTAAGGTACTGATGGACCGTCATGCACCCGAAGCACTCACCGATACAGCAGAATCGGCTTATCAGGATTCTAAAGTCCTGATTGAAAAATGGCATGGTCAGGGTCGTAACCTGTATGCGATTACGCCACGCTTTGCACCGACTTCGACACCAGAGCAACTAGAACAAGCCGGCAAGTTGAAAGCCGAATATCCGGATGTGTATGTGCATACCCATCTCAGTGAAAACAAAAACGAGATCGCCTGGGTCAAAGGGCTGTTTCCAGAACGCGAAGGCTATCTGGATGTCTATCATCATTATGGCCTGACCGGGCCTAAGTCTGTGTTTGCGCACTGTGTACATCTGGAAGAGCAGGAATGGGACTGTATGCATCGGACCGACTCCGCCATCGCTTTCTGTCCGACATCAAATCTGTTCCTCGGTAGTGGCTTGTTCCCACTGAAAAAAGCCTGGGACAAGCAGGTCAAGGTGGGACTTGGTACCGATATCGGCGCGGGGACTTCATTTAACCAGCTGCAAACCCTGAATGAAGCCTACAAGGTACAGCAGTTACAAGGTGAAAAACTCTCGGCTTTTGAGTCGCTATATCATGCTACCTTAGGAGGTGCCAAAGCCCTGAGTCTGGATGATCGTCTGGGTAATTTTAATGTCGGTAAAGAAGCCGATTTTGTGGTGCTGGATCTGAATGCAACAGCGTTACAGCAATTACGTCAAAGTCGGGCCAAAAACATCGAAGATGCTTTTTTTGCCCTGATGATGCTTGGTGATGACCGCAATATTGCCGCGACTTATGTTTACGGAACAGCCGTCTATGTCAAAGAACAATCCGCTCCAAAAGCCTGA